Genomic window (Rhododendron vialii isolate Sample 1 chromosome 4a, ASM3025357v1):
GCTTTCAAGTTATATAATATCAAGAAGAGTCATATCTCTTTAAATTGTGTTATATACTTGTGTATTGGCCAAATTCATTAAAGGTGCACAATACTCGCTTTAATATGCATACTACGTGggtattaaaattataagtacgCTGCTAGTGTTATGTGGGGGCATATTAGTATTGATTGTCTGTGAATTTTATTTATAGGTTAACAAGTAGTTTAAATGGTCATATTAACTTGCCCTTGCTTTATTCCTTTTAAGGGAAATGGGTAAGGCATGTAGGAGTTCTAATTTCTGTGAAAATAATGATCGGATATTTTTTATTGAGAAATTCATAATACTAATTTTATGTTGGTGAGTTGTGTTTGAAATTTATACAAGTGCATTTTGTAAGCTAGCAAGACGAAGTTTAAGATTTGCACCGATAAAAGGCTTGAGAAGCCAAAGCATGCATGCAAAGTACAATTGAGGCATATTGAGAATTATTGACTCCCAAGAGGAGTAATTGCCTCTGGACTAGCACAAGGCTAGATCCTAAAAATTGTCGAGGGGAATGAGCAAAGCCTATAGGAAGTCACCTAGGGAGGTAACCCAATCTCTATGACTGGAGATCCCATGAAGGAGATTCAATGGGTAAAAACAATCCATATTGCGTGACTTGATACCAGCACTAAAGAAAAATTAGGAGACACCATATAGTGTTGTTCTCCTGCTCATTCCTAAGGCACAGTGTTGAAGAAGTGACAGGTTGAGGATGGGTTTTAACCCTTAATGAATCCAAGGCGAGGATTTTCTCGCAAGGTACATTCCGTCATTGTACCCTCGGAGGATTCACCTAAGTGGGAGTTGTCGTGAGGCCGCGACTATGAGGCTTGGGCTAGCCTATAGAAATTCCCATGAAAATCAAGATTGAGTGCATGGCCATTAATAGCACTAACCCGCGAACGAAAGTCCAATATCGGTACTGTGTGTGTGATATGTTTAACTCTGACTCAAAGGGTCTAGTTCAAGACATAGTTCACTATAATCCTTCAGAGGTAAACTATTAACACTAAGTAAGGTTCAAGTCCGGAAGACACCTTCACCTATTGCACAGTATATAGTTGCCCAATTTATTTTCTAGTATGTATTCTAAAactcatttgtttttttaaaaaagtcgAACTAttgaatattttattaaaaagtgggggattgttggaacatttttaataaaataaatgttAAATATTAATTCCTCTATTATCATCCTCATTATTCTTCCGTTACAAAATTATGTTTATATTAACTAAAATCGGTTACAAGATTTAAGGGAATTTATGATTGTTATTATGTCTATTAATTCCTATTACATCTATATATATGGGTACTCCATACAAGTGTGATGGTGTGAAAAATAGAGAAAGCATATGGAGAGTATacacaaaaatgaaagagagtttCAGAATATTCATAAACTATTTTctatagagttgggcaactcGGTTCGTGACTCGTTCAAACCTCTCGGTGGTCGTGAACATCGGATGAGGAATGCTTGTGAGCTCTTGGGTTTAATCTTGGGGCTAGTACACTCCGGTGGAACCTTCACGAGTGGAGGAATATTAGCCTTAAGACAGTGACTACACGACTCTCATTCTCACAGGCAacatctttcctactttcatTACTTGTATATTCTCTTGTATCTACTTGTTGAGTATTTTATGTTTATGTGTACTTATATAATTCATgtgataaataaatatttgtgaATATAAATCCTAACAATTTCACGCTGCCATGTGCAGGGCTGTGTCTCTGTTGACCTTTGTTGCCCTCATTATCTCCTCCACTTCTTCTTTCTCGACCTTTGTTGCCCTCCTTATCTGCTCCGCTTTTTCTTTATCGACCTTTAAGTCCAGCATTATATGTACCCGTACCATCATATCCGAATCGAGCAAATCCCAATATTTAATAAGTCCTTTTTTTAATGATTCAACCACTTTCAAGTACTTGGCCTCTAGTTCCAAGTGACAATTTCTCGCTGCCATGTGCAAGGCAGTGTCCCCGTCGACGTTTGTTGCCCTCAACATCTCCTTTACTGCTCCACCCCAGCCGCTTTGAAGTTCTCGCGTCTCTAGTTCTTTTGCGCGAAGTATCAGTGCTTTTACTATTTCAGCTCGCCCATCCCTCGCCGCCGTATGAAGCGGAGTTTCACCTTTGACATTCAGCCGGCGTAGCAGAGACGGACACGCTTCTATGACCTCTTTCACGTAATCGAGGTGGCCGAATTGGGCCGTGACGTGGAGAACGGTGTTGTGGTTTGGGGTGAGTTCTCCGTCGAGTACGTCTTTGTGTTGCTCGAGGTCAGCAACATCACCTCTCATGGCAGATGTGTACAAGCTAGATTTCATGGTTACCTACGTTCCAGCAAAATATCTGAATTTTGATAAAGTTACATTACTCAGGATGATCATTCTGCTATTTAAAGGCTCCAATGATGTTCTGACATTATAATCGAATTTAATTTTTACGTGGAACAAATGCGAATTAACGTCATGAGACGTATTGATAGAACGTGGCAGATGGATTGGGTTTCATTTTACTTAAATGCTCAACTCTGTcctatttgttttttattaaacggaaACTCAATCCTTAATTACAAAATGAGTTACATTACATTTAAAGGTCAGAAGTTTGAATCTATCCATGTGTATGTGGGCTTAATTTCCCTTGTATTTGGTGGGATTATTTATCCCCTTTCATGTGGCTATTGGTTCAGGCAGACTTATAGTGATTGTGGACTTGTTTTCAGTTTGATGTGATCACGAGTTCGAATCTCCCCACGTGCATTTGGGCGTTATTCCTTTTGCATTTGTTGGGTTATTTATCCCCTTCGTGGGACTATTGGTTCAGTTAGGCTTATAGTGATTATGAACTTATTTCTAGTTTGACGTCATCTCCATACTTGTATTCTGCTACTGCTTGTAATATAAGAAAAATGGGGATAGAAATTATAATATAGAAATTGTAGAGGGGTAAAAAATATGTGCTTGGTTTGGTATGAAGGAATTGTACATGTCACGaatttcttattttctcctTGTGCAAATTACAAGTTTTACTCCCTGCATCCGGAAAGATTAATTTTATACTATGAAGAAATGTACATTTAGAgaatagaaataaataaaagttgTTGTTCTACATCAGGTTGGCTCATTTTCAGGTATGTttcttgttctttgtttttaatATCAATGAAGtccttaaatttttaaaaaagaaaaaaaaaagtccttacattcttaaaaaaaaaaagaaaaaaaacgagAGAACAAAATACACTTATAAAAGAACTAATGGGGGTTCTTTTTTTCTGAGCTTACTGGAAGAATGGTAGCCGCTGCTTAATTTTGTAGAGAACATACCAGTAAGAGCATTTCCAACTGGGAGCCAAAATTGCAGCAAAAGCCCTATTTTGGCTAGCTTCCAGGTCAAATTCCAAGATCCAATGGGAAGCCAAAAAATGGTTGGGCTATTTCTTCGGCCAAATTTGGCCATGACCATTGACAGTATAGATCTAATTTCAACTTAGTAGTCCAGATCCCCTAGAAAATAGATCTAATTTCAACTTGAAGtgatttctcttctctcttttttttcctttatttttttattttttaacttcaACATGCTATGGCCACCGATGGCCACACGAGATCCACTACAGGTCACGCACGAAAAATACgggtcgttcaataatttagaaaaaaactGAGTAGCCCATGAAagatcagctcaatccgatttGTGTAAGTGTTCGATccaattttatcatttttcattcagattacaGGATTCTGtgcacctacacatatcagattgaaCAGATTTTTCACGGGAccgcttgattttttttttaaattattgaacggctcgaatttttCATGCAGAACACGTAGTGGGCCACGCGTGGCCGTCAATACAAGGTCGGTGGCTGTGGAAGCCttcataagaaggaaaaaaaaaaaaggtgaaagcaACACAGATTTATTTGTACATGTGAAAGGAAGCcacattttctttcctttccggacatttctttttcaaaaaccagcAAAGCCTAATTTATTGATTCCAgctaatttgaattttgaagccCCAGGGGCCAGAACTATAAATAATTGACAAATGATGATGTCATGGCTGCTTACATCACCTacaaaatatttaatatagacTCATTAATCTGAATTGTAGTTGAAGCATCTCTAACAACCTCAACCACTTCTTTTTAGCCGTTACTTATTTTATAGAGAACCTCAAGCATTTCCAACTGCGAGCCAAGCCCATATTTCGGCTTCTTGGTCAAATACCGAGATCCAGTGGTGAGCCAAGAAAATGGTTGGGCTATTTCTTTGGCCATGACCATTTGTGTCACGTCATATTTTCTATCAATTTCAACTACGAAAACATCCAcaacatatatatatcatttttataaaaaactgATCCAATCGAGCTCTtcctaatcatttttttttgaacggcgaaaaagaTATATTTCATTAAAACGAAAGGAAGTACATCGATAAACAGGGCAAGAAAAGGTAGCATCACAATGTGAGAGTAACATCCCAACGAGGTTGGCACCCTACCCCACAACAATCATATGCTATTCAAGCCTGATGATTGATAAGAAATCAATCCAACCGGATTACACATCATCACCATCATTACCACCGAAACATCAGAACACAAACCACCCCACCCTCCAGCCATAAACAGCCCCACCCCCGAAGCAGCATAGCCACCACAAGATTAAGAGGCTTGGATAATGCTATTCAAGAAATCAGCGATAGAGTAATCTGCCTCGAACCATTTAGACTTGACCCAAAAAGCAATCCTTAACTTTATCAGATCAACCACTTCTTCCCAATTAAGAACCTTGTTCTGAAAGGTGTGCTCATTTCTCATTTTCCACAATGACCAAAGGACTGCAAAAGGAATGCAGTCCCAAATGACTTTAACCTTTGGTTTCTGTCTGTAACTCAGCCACCAGTTGATCAAACCAGAAACCGAACTAGGTATCACCCATTGAATgcccaccaatccaaaatcacACACCAAACATTCCATACAGGTGTACAGAATAATAATGAGTGATCAATCGATTCAATTGTTTCCCCACAAAACTTACAGAGAGCATGATGTTGCTGATGAATTATGCCAATTCTCATAAGGAAATCACCAGTTTTTAGTTTACCAAGGTATGCCATCCAACCAAAACATTGCACTCTATAAGGCGACACATTATTCCAAATCAAATGAAAAGCCCTTTTTGCAGAATTATCGGAAAGATTTTCTTGACCAGTGGCAAGCTTATATATTGAAGAAACTGTAAAAGCCTTACTCTTACTTGCAATCCATGAAAGATGGTCAGATCTAGGATGGAGAACAACTTGTAGCCCATCCAGCATCAGAACCATAGAGTTGAAGTCCTCTATTTCCCCTCTGAGAAATCTTCCTCTCTTGAGTTGGAATTCCCAATTAAGTTGCTCTTCCTTCCTGCTTAGAACCATCACAATTGTCTCATCTTTAATGAGACAAATATTGAAAATTCTTGGATACAGTGAACTCAGGCATTTCCCATTTACCCATGGATCAGTCCAGAACTTTAATGAATTTCCATCTCCCACATTCAATCTGATATTTTCCATGAATTTGTTGAAAGCTAATGGATTCCTGCATTTGATCAGAAGAATGTCTCTCCATAAAGGAGATACCATTCTATTTGTTTCCATGTTAGGGAACCAGGAGTTAAGATCCAAGTTGTACTTTGCACAAATTAATTTTCTCCACAAGGCTTCCTTTTCAGTTccaaacctccaccaccatttgaGAAGTAAAGCATCATTCATATCTTTTATTCCTCTTACACCAAGGCCAAGAAAATGGTTGGGCTATTTCTTTGGCCATGACCATTTGTGCCACGTCATATTTTCTATCAATTTCAACTACCAAAACATtcacaacatatatatatatatatatatatatatatatatatatcatttttataaaaaactgATCCAATCGAGCTCTtcctaatcattttttttgccgatttcttgcggatactcttaaaatcacattctgaacacaataagaggctcgaatcatcgaaattcgatcagaaaaaggaagatactgatcttaacaagttaaggacgtccttataagaagttttgtgtgtatgcgtgtgtatatgtatgtatgtatgtatgtgtatatatatatatatatatatatatatatatatacacaaattatcaagtgagggatccctcactttgttaaaatgcgggactttcattttccgatcaaattttgaaaatccgaaccgttcaatgtgtgcagaacgtgattttaagggtccccacgagaaatcaacaaaaaaaatgaccgggaagggcttcatccgagcagttttttttgaaccgttcaatgaaaactgctcggatgaaccccttcccggtcatttttttttgctgatttctcgcggggacccttaaaatcacgttctgataactttgagcggctcggatcatcgaaattcaatcgggaaggaaagtcccgcattttaaaaaaataagggatccctcaccggaacctgactgatatatatatatatatatatagaccactttaacttaataaaacgcggacctccctttcccgattgaatttcgatgatccgagccgctcagtgtgtttagaatgtgattttaagggtacccgcaataaatcagccaaaaaaaaaaaatgatcgggaaggggttcatccgagcaatttttgtttattttttatcgaacgattcaaataacaactgctcggatgaagcccttcttgatctttttttttttttgcagactcctcgcgagtactcttaaatcactttctaaacacattgagcgacttggattatcgaaattcgaacagaaaatgggagaaatggggaggttcttattttaactaaatAAAGATCTCTTCATTTTAaaatgattatatatatatatatatatatatatatatatatatatatatatatctacctaataaaacacaaaggCGTGGGGACTACACAAACACAAGTTAAAAGGagggttgagattcatttgatctaaaGGCTAATGTaagctctccaactctcttaagaaaacacgcacactcttacaaatatattacaaaaatgccatcgaTTCTGTTTacccaaatcaaattttgttaaaagcatataaaaaaaaaaaccctacttcTATTGGTGtttaggtctctctctctctgtttacccaaatcaaattttgtcggaagcatatataaaaaaaaaaaaaaaaaccctacttcTATTGGTgtttgggtctctctctctctctctctctctctctctctctctctctcgatcgatcgatcgattgACACCACTAGTCTTTCGAATCTCAAgcaaaatttttcaaatctgggccaacactctctctctcaatcgaCACCGCTCTTTCGAATCTTCGGtgaaatctttcaaatttgGGCCAACAAAGCTGCGTGGAATGTTCCTTACCCGacgaaatctttcaaatctgtCGAGTATCATGGACGGTGGGAGTTGGGCCAAGAAAACTTCGTGAAAGAAAAtgtatttggaattttttggagtttattgggattttttttgaatttttggtctttttttttttttaagttttggtgTCAACAAAGGGGGTCTAACAAAGAAATCATATCCATTTGGAAGAAAGCCTACGAGCTGCGTGGATGGTGGGTAAAGAAAGAACCCTAAAAGCAAAGgtatttggaaatttttggagtttactgggattaggattgagattttttttggattttgtttctgttttttttttttttttggagttttggtgTCTAAAAGCAAAGGCAATGCTCTATTGGGATCATCGTTGGCAGTTTTTGGTGTTAGAAATGTTCTTTATAGCTAGCTTAAAATTTTAGTTTGGAGAGTGCCGTAAGTATGGATAATTatctttcgtgccactaagaagaTGATCatatactacacactaatgaatcgatttagtgtttgagccactagctagcaagtgctgTAGGCACGGTCAATTCCAACCGAGGTGCGTAGTGCCATAGGTACGGGTAAACACTAGTATATGTGTGTAGTAAGAGTTATCTTCcattgacaaaacaaaaaaaaagaagtcatctTTTAATGACAACGGCTTGATCTCTAATTTGGAAGATCTCATACATAGAATCTCGAGATATATACTGTGTTTTTGGGAATTCATGTGTACATGTATTTATGTAATGCATTGTTTTCTATTCTTGTTTTCATTGGTAATACAGTCTGTCCTGGGTCAGGTTGCGCGTACCTCAGATTAATCTCTATAGCATCTCCCACAATCGTTTTACACGTTTACGCGTGTTGGAGTGAGATGGCCTTAGCCCTCTAGAATTGTTGGTAAGAAAAATCGAATTGCATGATTTTCATACTAGTACTTATTTATTGCCAATATTTGGGTCTTTAGCGACTTATATTAGTACTTGGCTTTTTGCAAGATAACCAATGTTGACCGCAAAGACGTATGTCACGTCCATCGCCTTGGCAAACGGGCGACGATGACGTCTACCACTTGCGCAGTTGCAAGGGGAATGCCGTTTTTGATCGGAGCTTCTGAGGactttcatgttttgtttttattatagCTTATTTTATTATCTGTGGTTGTCTTGTATTCCGCTACTATTTGCTGATATCTCATATATACGAATTTATATATCGGAACGGTTCAAgagacaccctaaaaaaacatctaaaaaaacacccataatctcaatctcatagttcccgatcaaatttttatgatctgaaccgttcaatgtgtgcagaatgtgattttaagggtgcccgcgaaaaattagcaaaaaaaatgaccagaaaaggtttgatttgagcagtttttatttgaaccgttcaataaaaaactgttcgaaactgttcggatcaagcccttccaggtcattttttttgctgatttctcataggtacccttaaaatcacgttctgatcacattgagcggctcagatcatcaaaatttgatcaggaactatgaggtgtttttttaggtgtttttatgggtgtccccggaaccgccccgtttATATATTGTTGTTcccctataaaaaataaaattaaatccaAACCTAATCCGAATTAGAGAGGTATAGTCTTGAAGATAAGAATCTACAGgattagggctgcaaatgaatcgAATTGAGCCGAGCTTTAAAATGTTCAGGATTGTTCGTtaggtttttaattttgacacATGATTTAATAGTGCATGGGGCCTGACCTAATTAAGTTGTCatgattttaaataaaattaaatgacCTATATTTTTTAGCTGTGAGGCTGAATTTTCAACCCTTACTCGATGTACTTATTGTCAAGTTatcaataaaccaaaaaaaaaaaaaaaaacaatgtttgACTCAAAAGTAGAATAGAAAAAATGGCACAAATAATTCTGATGCCCTATAACATGAACTATTATGCTGATACTCAGTCAACTTTTTGGATTATACGCACTAATATTTTGCTTGAATTACTCGTTACGAAGTCTCAAATACATTTGCcaagagaaaaaattaaataaaaattaaagctACAGCCTATGCTGAGCTGTGGGCATATATGCTCCCATTACTTTTGGTTCAGGGCACTTCTGTAAAGAGTGGTTCGTCGCTCTGGGAAAAGAGTGGACTCCTAACACTTTCTTTTCGTAACCATATGTCTGGGTACCTTATGCTCGTCTTTTGGCCCTTGAAGTTAACGACTGGACAAACCTCACATTTGACCTTCATGCTCAAATCTACGACTTCTTATAAACAAACGCTTTAGTTGCTTTTTTCTATATAGTCAACTAGCTAGCCAATTAAACCACTTGGGGTTGGACTCCTATATACTAGTAACACTTTACCCACCTTGGAAAATGGATAACCCACTTAGCGCCTGGTTAAGTCACAAATGGTTAAGAGTGGTTCGTAGCTCTTGGAAAAGAGTGGACTCCTAACACTTTCTTTTCGAAACCATATGTCTGGGTCACCTTGCCCTCTCCTTTTGGCCTTTGAAGTTAACAACCAGACAAACCTCACATTTAACCATCGTGCTCAAATCTGCGACTTCTTAGAAACGAACGCTTTAGTTACTTTTTTCTATATAGTCAACTAGCTAGCCAAACCACTTGGGGTTGGACTCCTATATACTAGTAACACTACTTTACCCACCTCGGAaacaaggacggaaccaggattttacccgcgaaatgtatactaaaaaaatttagtgatggtgaaactatataagttgggcataaattttttttttttacatttaataattgcattttttaaaatttttgtcatGGCGGTCTCCGCTACTAGACCCCCATGATCCCATCCTTGCTCGGAAAATGAATAACCCACTTAGCGCCTGGTTAAGTCACAGACTCACAAACAAGCTCTGCGATACAACTTGTAcgtgggaaaaaagaaagaaggatgggaccaattccaaaaaaaaaacttgtacgTGGGTAAtatcttgtatatatatatatatattggctttttgacctttttggtccccaaagtatttccgccgTGCCACTTTGATCCCCAATATtccaattgctaacattgcatccccaaagtatcaattttatgtttaaatggtccctgcGGCTGACGCCGTTCCTTCCCTCCGTCAAAAACCAAGGGCAAAGTTGGTATTTCACCTAAaaaacggtgtcgtttggttggaaacagcttttttgactttttttggtccccaaagtatttccgccatgccaatttggtccccaatattttaatctccaaagtatcaattttgtgtttaaatgctcCCTGTGGCTCACGCCGTTCtttccctccgtcaaaaccaaggACAAGGTTGGTATTTtacctcaaaacggtgtcgttttgTTGGAAACATAGATTTTTCTTATTCATAATTCTCTTAGGGTTCTCATTGAAAActttaaagtcaaaaaaataattatgactctttaggataaaatgatcaaaaaattaaaatcttcgcacaagttcaaacagattgaaaatttgaacatttaattttttttaccatgttttttaatatataaacaatctcaaaaaatcaagtgtttcaattttcaacccgtttgaaccggtgcgaaattttaattttctgatcattttattctagagGGTCATAAAAACCAAAACCTCGGAACCCAGAGGACTAAATTGACGGAGGGAAAGAACGGCGTGAGCCGCAGGgagcatttaaacacaaaattgatactttggagaTGAAATGTTGGCAATttgaatattggggaccaaattggcatgacgaaaatattttggggaccaaattggcatggcGGAAATACTTTagggaccaaaaaagtcaaaaagccgtttccaaccaaacgacaccgttttgaggtgaaATACCAACTTTGCCCTTGGTTGTGACGGAGGGAATGAACGGCGTGAGCCGTAGGGACcatttaaatacaaaattgatactttggggatgcaatgttagcaattggaatattggggaccaaagtggTACAGCGAAAATACTTTAGGgatcaaaaaagtcaaaaagcctaTATATATCAGTAAGCTTCAGGTAAGGGtgccctcattttaaataaaatacggacgtccccttttccgatcaaatttcaatgatccaagccgctcaatatgttcagaacttgattttaaggatactcgcaagaaatcaggaaaaaaatgactgggaagagcttgatttatgcaatttttatttgaatcgttcgataaaatacaaacaaaaaatgcttcgatcaagcccttttcattctttttttttattgatttctcgTGGATACctctaaaatcacattttgaacgtattgagcggctcggatcatcgcaaattggtcagGAAAGGGATGTCCTTCACTTAATAAGTTAAAGGCGCTATTATATGAAGATtcatgtgagtgtgtgtgtgtgtctatatatatatatatatatatatacactatatatatatatatatatatatatatatagagagagagagagagagagagagagagagagagagagagagagagatccaaatTACTTTATAAATAATACAACAAAATTATCCCATAAATCAACAAATAGATCTAATTTCAACTTACTATTCTAGACCCAAGAAAATAGATCTAATTTCCACTTgaagtgatatatatatatatatatatatatatatatatatatatatatataatcaaattttaacCTAAACGTGACTTCTAC
Coding sequences:
- the LOC131324188 gene encoding protein ACCELERATED CELL DEATH 6-like, coding for MKSSLYTSAMRGDVADLEQHKDVLDGELTPNHNTVLHVTAQFGHLDYVKEVIEACPSLLRRLNVKGETPLHTAARDGRAEIVKALILRAKELETRELQSGWGGAVKEMLRATNVDGDTALHMAARNCHLELEAKYLKVVESLKKGLIKYWDLLDSDMMVRVHIMLDLKVDKEKAEQIRRATKVEKEEVEEIMRATKVNRDTALHMAA